The Aureispira anguillae genome contains a region encoding:
- a CDS encoding type I restriction-modification system subunit M, with protein sequence MITGELKSQVDKIWEAFWTGGISNPLTVIEQFTFLLFIRRLDERQLREEKKAVLIGSSVQNPLYTEAQASLRWSNFKNRAPEDMFDLFVKPQVDDLTVFEHMKQIGEKAGVFAKYMKGATFMIPTPRLLDQVVQMIDKIQMDDRDTKGDLYEYLLSKIATAGTNGQFRTPRHIIKMMVDMVQPSKEEIICDPSCGSAGFLVAAGEYVHEQHPDWFLEKDFRAHYNSQMFNGIEFDPTMLRIGAMNLQLHGIESPNLIGKDALSKGNGDINDAYTLILANPPFKGSLDYDAVEESILKTVKTKKTELLFLGLMLRMLKVGGRCAVIIPDGVLFGSSKAHKQIRQNIVEQQKLEAVISMPSGVFKPYAGVSTAVLFFTKTNSGGTDKVWFYDMQADGYTLNDKRTETEANDIPDIIQRFHHLEGEGERKRTDQSFLVPLDEIKENDWDLSINRYKEIVYEEVAYDPPKEIIKKIKGLDQERLAVLVELEKLLG encoded by the coding sequence ATGATAACAGGAGAACTGAAGTCACAAGTTGACAAGATATGGGAAGCCTTTTGGACAGGAGGAATATCTAATCCCTTGACCGTAATTGAGCAATTTACCTTTTTGCTCTTTATTCGTCGATTGGACGAGCGGCAATTGAGAGAAGAAAAAAAAGCAGTGTTGATCGGCAGTTCTGTGCAAAACCCTTTGTATACCGAAGCACAAGCCAGTTTGCGTTGGTCCAATTTTAAGAACCGAGCACCAGAAGATATGTTTGATTTATTTGTCAAGCCACAAGTAGACGACTTGACGGTTTTTGAGCACATGAAGCAGATTGGAGAAAAAGCAGGCGTTTTTGCCAAGTACATGAAAGGAGCCACCTTTATGATTCCTACGCCTCGCTTATTGGATCAGGTGGTGCAGATGATCGACAAAATCCAAATGGACGATCGAGACACCAAAGGCGACTTGTACGAGTACTTATTGTCGAAGATTGCCACCGCAGGCACCAATGGGCAGTTTCGTACGCCTCGACACATCATCAAAATGATGGTAGACATGGTGCAGCCCAGCAAGGAAGAAATCATTTGTGACCCTTCTTGTGGTTCAGCAGGGTTTTTGGTCGCAGCAGGGGAGTACGTGCATGAGCAGCATCCCGATTGGTTTTTGGAAAAGGACTTTCGAGCGCATTACAACAGTCAAATGTTTAATGGGATAGAGTTTGATCCCACCATGTTGCGGATTGGGGCAATGAACCTACAATTGCACGGCATTGAAAGCCCAAATCTCATTGGCAAGGATGCCTTAAGCAAAGGAAATGGCGACATCAACGATGCCTATACCTTGATTCTGGCGAATCCACCCTTTAAAGGAAGCTTGGATTATGATGCTGTAGAGGAATCGATTCTTAAGACGGTAAAAACCAAAAAAACAGAACTGCTTTTCTTGGGCTTGATGTTGCGCATGCTCAAAGTGGGCGGACGCTGTGCGGTGATTATCCCTGATGGGGTTTTGTTTGGCAGCTCAAAAGCACACAAGCAGATTCGCCAAAATATTGTGGAGCAGCAAAAGCTAGAAGCAGTGATTTCTATGCCAAGTGGGGTCTTTAAGCCTTATGCTGGTGTGAGCACGGCGGTACTCTTTTTTACCAAAACAAACAGTGGAGGAACGGACAAGGTTTGGTTCTACGATATGCAGGCAGATGGTTATACGCTCAACGATAAGCGCACGGAAACGGAAGCCAATGACATTCCCGACATCATCCAGCGTTTTCATCACCTAGAAGGGGAAGGGGAGCGCAAGCGTACCGACCAAAGTTTTTTGGTGCCTTTGGATGAAATCAAGGAAAACGATTGGGACCTTAGCATCAATCGCTATAAGGAGATTGTCTATGAGGAGGTGGCTTATGATCCACCCAAGGAGATTATTAAAAAGATTAAGGGCTTGGATCAAGAGCGTTTGGCTGTTTTAGTGGAACTTGAAAAATTGTTGGGGTGA
- a CDS encoding ubiquitin-like protein gives MTTAFKQALEELQLNLNRWLQLADSNSLKRDTASRYKTLLTTIDTALNTSNKPFQVFVKNYTGKTYTLDVSSDDSVPEIKSKIEDKLGVPASEQRLIVAGKQLDDNKSASAYQLQKESTIHVVLSLKGGDPFYVLCTTLGIIAIPTMIWLIGKCGSRKKAKDYLEENASNDEVLNRLRNKNKEELSSEDETIVDKKEKQKDKIKIETLTASSSNASGNFPSEEEKKEEKKMIKVKDLGSPMILAYSPKFFDFTNKKAREIAEIILQTFKDEDREFDSKEDIIAAVKKHPDIQKALGLDKEIKQLQSTIVEDCSRYGSKLDALTEYDVKHGIWEQITEGNKIRPEGDYQLVVKINSETYKYHVHAPSFPKQPPIPGEVMTKYGMSGTQTSSAVIKAILKYHPRPDCWDKEIVLSRKKD, from the coding sequence ATGACAACAGCATTCAAACAAGCTCTTGAAGAACTTCAACTCAACCTCAATCGTTGGCTACAACTAGCCGATAGCAATTCATTAAAAAGAGATACCGCTTCTAGGTATAAGACACTGTTAACCACCATAGATACTGCACTAAACACCTCCAATAAGCCTTTTCAAGTTTTTGTCAAAAACTATACGGGAAAAACCTATACCTTAGATGTCTCTTCCGATGATTCTGTTCCCGAAATTAAATCCAAGATAGAGGATAAATTAGGGGTTCCTGCAAGCGAACAACGTTTAATTGTTGCGGGTAAACAGCTCGATGATAATAAGTCTGCCAGTGCTTATCAACTTCAAAAAGAATCTACCATTCACGTAGTATTGAGCTTAAAAGGAGGTGATCCTTTTTATGTCTTATGTACTACATTAGGGATTATCGCTATACCAACCATGATTTGGTTAATAGGTAAATGTGGTTCAAGAAAAAAAGCAAAAGATTATTTAGAGGAAAATGCTTCTAACGACGAGGTATTGAACCGACTTAGAAATAAAAATAAAGAGGAGCTTTCTTCAGAAGATGAAACTATTGTAGATAAAAAGGAGAAGCAGAAAGATAAAATTAAGATAGAGACTTTAACGGCAAGTTCTTCTAACGCAAGTGGTAATTTCCCTTCAGAAGAAGAAAAGAAAGAAGAGAAAAAAATGATTAAAGTAAAGGATCTAGGGAGTCCTATGATACTAGCATACTCTCCTAAATTCTTTGATTTTACCAATAAAAAAGCTAGGGAAATAGCTGAAATAATACTCCAAACATTCAAGGATGAAGATCGAGAATTTGACTCTAAGGAAGATATAATTGCCGCTGTTAAGAAACATCCTGACATTCAAAAGGCATTAGGATTAGACAAAGAAATCAAACAATTGCAATCAACAATTGTAGAGGATTGTAGCCGTTATGGTTCTAAACTCGATGCTTTGACGGAATATGATGTAAAACATGGAATCTGGGAACAGATTACAGAAGGGAACAAAATCAGACCTGAAGGAGATTATCAATTAGTGGTTAAGATTAACTCTGAAACGTACAAGTATCATGTCCATGCTCCTAGCTTTCCCAAGCAGCCCCCAATACCAGGAGAAGTAATGACAAAATATGGTATGTCTGGCACTCAAACCTCAAGTGCCGTAATAAAAGCTATTCTTAAATATCATCCTAGACCTGATTGTTGGGATAAAGAAATTGTATTATCTCGAAAGAAAGATTAA
- a CDS encoding restriction endonuclease subunit S: protein MEKVQINDEIEKIQTWNPKKDLSTNEFDYIDLSSVDKNTKEINDSLVCRLLGIEAPSRARQLIHVNDVLVSTVRPNLNGVALVSKQYKFATASTGYCVLRPKENLNSKYLFYWVQSPFFIKDMTNKASGASYPAVSDRIIKESKIPLPPLAEQKRIANILDQADQLRQLNQQILAEYDALTKSLFLDMFGDPVVNPMGWDMVKLKNCNSKIGSGATPKGGKESYKKNGISLIRSMNVYDNYFQYKDLAFIDDSQANKLKNVIVQEQDVLFNITGASVCRCTIVPNEILPARVNQHVAILRPVEGQLNSIFLSHLLISTNCKSKLLGISLKGGATREAITKESLQEFEIILPPITLQNQFAEKIKNIEAQKAQAQAALAESENLFNCLLQKAFKGDL, encoded by the coding sequence ATGGAAAAGGTGCAGATTAATGATGAGATTGAAAAAATTCAGACATGGAATCCTAAAAAAGATTTATCTACTAATGAATTTGATTATATAGATTTAAGTTCAGTGGACAAAAATACCAAAGAGATTAATGATAGTTTGGTTTGTAGACTATTAGGAATAGAAGCCCCTAGTAGAGCAAGACAACTTATTCATGTAAATGATGTTCTTGTTTCTACTGTTCGGCCTAATTTAAATGGAGTGGCATTAGTATCAAAACAATATAAGTTTGCTACTGCTTCAACGGGATATTGTGTATTACGACCTAAGGAAAATCTTAATTCGAAATATCTATTTTATTGGGTTCAATCTCCTTTTTTTATTAAAGATATGACCAATAAAGCAAGTGGGGCAAGCTATCCTGCTGTATCAGATAGAATAATAAAGGAATCTAAAATCCCCCTCCCTCCACTAGCAGAGCAAAAACGCATTGCCAATATCCTAGACCAAGCCGATCAATTGCGCCAACTCAATCAGCAAATCCTAGCGGAATACGATGCCTTGACAAAGAGTTTGTTTTTGGATATGTTTGGGGACCCTGTGGTGAATCCTATGGGGTGGGATATGGTGAAGTTGAAAAATTGTAATTCAAAAATAGGAAGTGGTGCAACACCAAAAGGAGGAAAAGAATCTTATAAAAAGAATGGAATTTCTTTAATAAGAAGTATGAATGTTTATGATAATTATTTTCAATATAAAGACTTGGCATTTATTGATGATAGTCAGGCGAACAAATTAAAAAATGTAATTGTTCAAGAACAAGATGTTCTCTTTAATATTACAGGAGCTTCTGTTTGCAGATGTACAATCGTTCCTAATGAAATTCTTCCAGCTAGGGTAAATCAACATGTAGCGATTCTTCGACCAGTGGAAGGACAATTAAATTCAATTTTTCTAAGTCATTTATTAATTTCTACTAATTGTAAGAGTAAATTATTGGGAATTAGTCTAAAAGGAGGGGCTACGAGAGAAGCAATAACAAAAGAATCACTACAAGAATTTGAAATAATCCTCCCCCCCATAACCCTCCAAAACCAATTTGCCGAAAAAATAAAAAACATAGAAGCCCAAAAAGCCCAAGCCCAAGCCGCTTTAGCAGAATCCGAGAACCTATTTAATTGTCTCTTACAAAAAGCCTTTAAAGGCGATTTATAA